One window from the genome of Eucalyptus grandis isolate ANBG69807.140 chromosome 7, ASM1654582v1, whole genome shotgun sequence encodes:
- the LOC104414416 gene encoding uncharacterized protein LOC104414416 isoform X11, which yields MAESLEEAKIFSGDREEREEEDVEALPTEQTELSKPVSADIDTAKEEEEEEEEKIFSGDGEEREKEDLEAEPTEPTELSKPVLADIDIAELREAASAHYDGLTDDQKEEATRLFNNMDKNEDGDISIDEFKTFLSVAGLQAFNPDNLFAKLDKDGSKSLSFEELKTFSYVLSHDEYKHLLIDKPSTDVRGQEASIAPGTVRGANDKARTAPGMAQGANDKGHKWTKFLPRLYDKFKGTYKLDELGSENSCTIL from the exons atGGCCGAGTCCTTGGAGGAGGCGAAAATATTCAGTGGAgatagagaggagagagaggaggaggacgTGGAGGCCTTGCCGACCGAGCAGACCGAGCTAAGTAAGCCCGTCTCGGCAGACATAGATAcagcaaaggaggaggaggaggaggaggaggagaaaatattcagtggagatggagaggagagagagaaggaggaccTGGAGGCCGAGCCGACCGAGCCGACCGAGCTAAGTAAGCCCGTCTTGGCAGACATAGATATAGCAGAGCTTCGCGAGGCTGCATCTGCTCATTACGATGGCTTGACGGATGACCAGAAGGAGGAGGCGACGAGACTCTTCAACAACATGGACAAGAACGAGGACGGCGACATAAGTATCGACGAGTTCAAGACCTTCCTGAGCGTTGCCGGGCTCCAAGCTTTCAACCCTGATAATCTCTTCGCAAAGCTGGACAAGGACGGCAGCAAAAGTCTCAGTTTTGAGGAACTAAAAACCTTCTCCTACGTCCTCAGCCACGACGAGTATAAACACCTATTGATAGACAAACCTAGTACTGATGTACGCGGTCAAGAG GCGAGTATTGCTCCTGGGACAGTGCGAGGAGCTAATGACAAA GCAAGGACCGCCCCTGGGATGGCGCAAGGAGCTAATGACAAA GGGCATAAATGGACCAAATTCTTGCCACGGCTGTACGACAAGTTTAAGGGCACGTACAAGCTTGATGAGTTGGGGAGCGAGAACTCATGCACCATCCTTTAG
- the LOC104414416 gene encoding uncharacterized protein LOC104414416 isoform X9, whose protein sequence is MAESLEEAKIFSGDREEREEEDVEALPTEQTELSKPVSADIDTAKEEEEEEEEKIFSGDGEEREKEDLEAEPTEPTELSKPVLADIDIAELREAASAHYDGLTDDQKEEATRLFNNMDKNEDGDISIDEFKTFLSVAGLQAFNPDNLFAKLDKDGSKSLSFEELKTFSYVLSHDEYKHLLIDKPSTDVRGQEASIAPGTVRGANDKARTAPRTAQGANDKARTAPGMAQGANDKGHKWTKFLPRLYDKFKGTYKLDELGSENSCTIL, encoded by the exons atGGCCGAGTCCTTGGAGGAGGCGAAAATATTCAGTGGAgatagagaggagagagaggaggaggacgTGGAGGCCTTGCCGACCGAGCAGACCGAGCTAAGTAAGCCCGTCTCGGCAGACATAGATAcagcaaaggaggaggaggaggaggaggaggagaaaatattcagtggagatggagaggagagagagaaggaggaccTGGAGGCCGAGCCGACCGAGCCGACCGAGCTAAGTAAGCCCGTCTTGGCAGACATAGATATAGCAGAGCTTCGCGAGGCTGCATCTGCTCATTACGATGGCTTGACGGATGACCAGAAGGAGGAGGCGACGAGACTCTTCAACAACATGGACAAGAACGAGGACGGCGACATAAGTATCGACGAGTTCAAGACCTTCCTGAGCGTTGCCGGGCTCCAAGCTTTCAACCCTGATAATCTCTTCGCAAAGCTGGACAAGGACGGCAGCAAAAGTCTCAGTTTTGAGGAACTAAAAACCTTCTCCTACGTCCTCAGCCACGACGAGTATAAACACCTATTGATAGACAAACCTAGTACTGATGTACGCGGTCAAGAG GCGAGTATTGCTCCTGGGACAGTGCGAGGAGCTAATGACAAA GCAAGGACCGCCCCTCGGACGGCGCAAGGAGCTAATGACAAA GCAAGGACCGCCCCTGGGATGGCGCAAGGAGCTAATGACAAA GGGCATAAATGGACCAAATTCTTGCCACGGCTGTACGACAAGTTTAAGGGCACGTACAAGCTTGATGAGTTGGGGAGCGAGAACTCATGCACCATCCTTTAG
- the LOC104414416 gene encoding uncharacterized protein LOC104414416 isoform X4, with the protein MAESLEEAKIFSGDREEREEEDVEALPTEQTELSKPVSADIDTAKEEEEEEEEKIFSGDGEEREKEDLEAEPTEPTELSKPVLADIDIAELREAASAHYDGLTDDQKEEATRLFNNMDKNEDGDISIDEFKTFLSVAGLQAFNPDNLFAKLDKDGSKSLSFEELKTFSYVLSHDEYKHLLIDKPSTDVRGQEASIAPGTVRGANDKARIAPGTARRANDKVSIAPGTVRGANDKARTAPRTAQGANDKARTAPGMAQGANDKGHKWTKFLPRLYDKFKGTYKLDELGSENSCTIL; encoded by the exons atGGCCGAGTCCTTGGAGGAGGCGAAAATATTCAGTGGAgatagagaggagagagaggaggaggacgTGGAGGCCTTGCCGACCGAGCAGACCGAGCTAAGTAAGCCCGTCTCGGCAGACATAGATAcagcaaaggaggaggaggaggaggaggaggagaaaatattcagtggagatggagaggagagagagaaggaggaccTGGAGGCCGAGCCGACCGAGCCGACCGAGCTAAGTAAGCCCGTCTTGGCAGACATAGATATAGCAGAGCTTCGCGAGGCTGCATCTGCTCATTACGATGGCTTGACGGATGACCAGAAGGAGGAGGCGACGAGACTCTTCAACAACATGGACAAGAACGAGGACGGCGACATAAGTATCGACGAGTTCAAGACCTTCCTGAGCGTTGCCGGGCTCCAAGCTTTCAACCCTGATAATCTCTTCGCAAAGCTGGACAAGGACGGCAGCAAAAGTCTCAGTTTTGAGGAACTAAAAACCTTCTCCTACGTCCTCAGCCACGACGAGTATAAACACCTATTGATAGACAAACCTAGTACTGATGTACGCGGTCAAGAG GCGAGTATTGCTCCTGGGACAGTGCGAGGAGCTAATGACAAA GCGAGAATCGCCCCTGGGACGGCACGAAGAGCTAATGACAAA GTGAGTATTGCCCCTGGGACAGTGCGAGGAGCTAATGACAAA GCAAGGACCGCCCCTCGGACGGCGCAAGGAGCTAATGACAAA GCAAGGACCGCCCCTGGGATGGCGCAAGGAGCTAATGACAAA GGGCATAAATGGACCAAATTCTTGCCACGGCTGTACGACAAGTTTAAGGGCACGTACAAGCTTGATGAGTTGGGGAGCGAGAACTCATGCACCATCCTTTAG
- the LOC104414416 gene encoding uncharacterized protein LOC104414416 isoform X12 produces MAESLEEAKIFSGDREEREEEDVEALPTEQTELSKPVSADIDTAKEEEEEEEEKIFSGDGEEREKEDLEAEPTEPTELSKPVLADIDIAELREAASAHYDGLTDDQKEEATRLFNNMDKNEDGDISIDEFKTFLSVAGLQAFNPDNLFAKLDKDGSKSLSFEELKTFSYVLSHDEYKHLLIDKPSTDVRGQEASIAPGTVRGANDKARTAPRTAQGANDKGHKWTKFLPRLYDKFKGTYKLDELGSENSCTIL; encoded by the exons atGGCCGAGTCCTTGGAGGAGGCGAAAATATTCAGTGGAgatagagaggagagagaggaggaggacgTGGAGGCCTTGCCGACCGAGCAGACCGAGCTAAGTAAGCCCGTCTCGGCAGACATAGATAcagcaaaggaggaggaggaggaggaggaggagaaaatattcagtggagatggagaggagagagagaaggaggaccTGGAGGCCGAGCCGACCGAGCCGACCGAGCTAAGTAAGCCCGTCTTGGCAGACATAGATATAGCAGAGCTTCGCGAGGCTGCATCTGCTCATTACGATGGCTTGACGGATGACCAGAAGGAGGAGGCGACGAGACTCTTCAACAACATGGACAAGAACGAGGACGGCGACATAAGTATCGACGAGTTCAAGACCTTCCTGAGCGTTGCCGGGCTCCAAGCTTTCAACCCTGATAATCTCTTCGCAAAGCTGGACAAGGACGGCAGCAAAAGTCTCAGTTTTGAGGAACTAAAAACCTTCTCCTACGTCCTCAGCCACGACGAGTATAAACACCTATTGATAGACAAACCTAGTACTGATGTACGCGGTCAAGAG GCGAGTATTGCTCCTGGGACAGTGCGAGGAGCTAATGACAAA GCAAGGACCGCCCCTCGGACGGCGCAAGGAGCTAATGACAAA GGGCATAAATGGACCAAATTCTTGCCACGGCTGTACGACAAGTTTAAGGGCACGTACAAGCTTGATGAGTTGGGGAGCGAGAACTCATGCACCATCCTTTAG
- the LOC104414416 gene encoding uncharacterized protein LOC104414416 isoform X2, with amino-acid sequence MAESLEEAKIFSGDREEREEEDVEALPTEQTELSKPVSADIDTAKEEEEEEEEKIFSGDGEEREKEDLEAEPTEPTELSKPVLADIDIAELREAASAHYDGLTDDQKEEATRLFNNMDKNEDGDISIDEFKTFLSVAGLQAFNPDNLFAKLDKDGSKSLSFEELKTFSYVLSHDEYKHLLIDKPSTDVRGQEASIAPGTVRGANDKARIAPGTARRANDKVSIAPGTVRGANDKVSIAPGTVRGANDKARTAPRTAQGANDKGHKWTKFLPRLYDKFKGTYKLDELGSENSCTIL; translated from the exons atGGCCGAGTCCTTGGAGGAGGCGAAAATATTCAGTGGAgatagagaggagagagaggaggaggacgTGGAGGCCTTGCCGACCGAGCAGACCGAGCTAAGTAAGCCCGTCTCGGCAGACATAGATAcagcaaaggaggaggaggaggaggaggaggagaaaatattcagtggagatggagaggagagagagaaggaggaccTGGAGGCCGAGCCGACCGAGCCGACCGAGCTAAGTAAGCCCGTCTTGGCAGACATAGATATAGCAGAGCTTCGCGAGGCTGCATCTGCTCATTACGATGGCTTGACGGATGACCAGAAGGAGGAGGCGACGAGACTCTTCAACAACATGGACAAGAACGAGGACGGCGACATAAGTATCGACGAGTTCAAGACCTTCCTGAGCGTTGCCGGGCTCCAAGCTTTCAACCCTGATAATCTCTTCGCAAAGCTGGACAAGGACGGCAGCAAAAGTCTCAGTTTTGAGGAACTAAAAACCTTCTCCTACGTCCTCAGCCACGACGAGTATAAACACCTATTGATAGACAAACCTAGTACTGATGTACGCGGTCAAGAG GCGAGTATTGCTCCTGGGACAGTGCGAGGAGCTAATGACAAA GCGAGAATCGCCCCTGGGACGGCACGAAGAGCTAATGACAAA GTGAGTATTGCCCCTGGGACAGTGCGAGGAGCTAATGACAAA GTGAGTATTGCCCCTGGGACAGTGCGAGGAGCTAATGACAAA GCAAGGACCGCCCCTCGGACGGCGCAAGGAGCTAATGACAAA GGGCATAAATGGACCAAATTCTTGCCACGGCTGTACGACAAGTTTAAGGGCACGTACAAGCTTGATGAGTTGGGGAGCGAGAACTCATGCACCATCCTTTAG
- the LOC104414416 gene encoding uncharacterized protein LOC104414416 isoform X1: MAESLEEAKIFSGDREEREEEDVEALPTEQTELSKPVSADIDTAKEEEEEEEEKIFSGDGEEREKEDLEAEPTEPTELSKPVLADIDIAELREAASAHYDGLTDDQKEEATRLFNNMDKNEDGDISIDEFKTFLSVAGLQAFNPDNLFAKLDKDGSKSLSFEELKTFSYVLSHDEYKHLLIDKPSTDVRGQEASIAPGTVRGANDKARIAPGTARRANDKVSIAPGTVRGANDKVSIAPGTVRGANDKARTAPRTAQGANDKARTAPGMAQGANDKGHKWTKFLPRLYDKFKGTYKLDELGSENSCTIL, encoded by the exons atGGCCGAGTCCTTGGAGGAGGCGAAAATATTCAGTGGAgatagagaggagagagaggaggaggacgTGGAGGCCTTGCCGACCGAGCAGACCGAGCTAAGTAAGCCCGTCTCGGCAGACATAGATAcagcaaaggaggaggaggaggaggaggaggagaaaatattcagtggagatggagaggagagagagaaggaggaccTGGAGGCCGAGCCGACCGAGCCGACCGAGCTAAGTAAGCCCGTCTTGGCAGACATAGATATAGCAGAGCTTCGCGAGGCTGCATCTGCTCATTACGATGGCTTGACGGATGACCAGAAGGAGGAGGCGACGAGACTCTTCAACAACATGGACAAGAACGAGGACGGCGACATAAGTATCGACGAGTTCAAGACCTTCCTGAGCGTTGCCGGGCTCCAAGCTTTCAACCCTGATAATCTCTTCGCAAAGCTGGACAAGGACGGCAGCAAAAGTCTCAGTTTTGAGGAACTAAAAACCTTCTCCTACGTCCTCAGCCACGACGAGTATAAACACCTATTGATAGACAAACCTAGTACTGATGTACGCGGTCAAGAG GCGAGTATTGCTCCTGGGACAGTGCGAGGAGCTAATGACAAA GCGAGAATCGCCCCTGGGACGGCACGAAGAGCTAATGACAAA GTGAGTATTGCCCCTGGGACAGTGCGAGGAGCTAATGACAAA GTGAGTATTGCCCCTGGGACAGTGCGAGGAGCTAATGACAAA GCAAGGACCGCCCCTCGGACGGCGCAAGGAGCTAATGACAAA GCAAGGACCGCCCCTGGGATGGCGCAAGGAGCTAATGACAAA GGGCATAAATGGACCAAATTCTTGCCACGGCTGTACGACAAGTTTAAGGGCACGTACAAGCTTGATGAGTTGGGGAGCGAGAACTCATGCACCATCCTTTAG
- the LOC104414416 gene encoding uncharacterized protein LOC104414416 isoform X7, translating into MAESLEEAKIFSGDREEREEEDVEALPTEQTELSKPVSADIDTAKEEEEEEEEKIFSGDGEEREKEDLEAEPTEPTELSKPVLADIDIAELREAASAHYDGLTDDQKEEATRLFNNMDKNEDGDISIDEFKTFLSVAGLQAFNPDNLFAKLDKDGSKSLSFEELKTFSYVLSHDEYKHLLIDKPSTDVRGQEASIAPGTVRGANDKVSIAPGTVRGANDKARTAPRTAQGANDKARTAPGMAQGANDKGHKWTKFLPRLYDKFKGTYKLDELGSENSCTIL; encoded by the exons atGGCCGAGTCCTTGGAGGAGGCGAAAATATTCAGTGGAgatagagaggagagagaggaggaggacgTGGAGGCCTTGCCGACCGAGCAGACCGAGCTAAGTAAGCCCGTCTCGGCAGACATAGATAcagcaaaggaggaggaggaggaggaggaggagaaaatattcagtggagatggagaggagagagagaaggaggaccTGGAGGCCGAGCCGACCGAGCCGACCGAGCTAAGTAAGCCCGTCTTGGCAGACATAGATATAGCAGAGCTTCGCGAGGCTGCATCTGCTCATTACGATGGCTTGACGGATGACCAGAAGGAGGAGGCGACGAGACTCTTCAACAACATGGACAAGAACGAGGACGGCGACATAAGTATCGACGAGTTCAAGACCTTCCTGAGCGTTGCCGGGCTCCAAGCTTTCAACCCTGATAATCTCTTCGCAAAGCTGGACAAGGACGGCAGCAAAAGTCTCAGTTTTGAGGAACTAAAAACCTTCTCCTACGTCCTCAGCCACGACGAGTATAAACACCTATTGATAGACAAACCTAGTACTGATGTACGCGGTCAAGAG GCGAGTATTGCTCCTGGGACAGTGCGAGGAGCTAATGACAAA GTGAGTATTGCCCCTGGGACAGTGCGAGGAGCTAATGACAAA GCAAGGACCGCCCCTCGGACGGCGCAAGGAGCTAATGACAAA GCAAGGACCGCCCCTGGGATGGCGCAAGGAGCTAATGACAAA GGGCATAAATGGACCAAATTCTTGCCACGGCTGTACGACAAGTTTAAGGGCACGTACAAGCTTGATGAGTTGGGGAGCGAGAACTCATGCACCATCCTTTAG
- the LOC104414416 gene encoding uncharacterized protein LOC104414416 isoform X10, giving the protein MAESLEEAKIFSGDREEREEEDVEALPTEQTELSKPVSADIDTAKEEEEEEEEKIFSGDGEEREKEDLEAEPTEPTELSKPVLADIDIAELREAASAHYDGLTDDQKEEATRLFNNMDKNEDGDISIDEFKTFLSVAGLQAFNPDNLFAKLDKDGSKSLSFEELKTFSYVLSHDEYKHLLIDKPSTDVRGQEASIAPGTVRGANDKVSIAPGTVRGANDKARTAPGMAQGANDKGHKWTKFLPRLYDKFKGTYKLDELGSENSCTIL; this is encoded by the exons atGGCCGAGTCCTTGGAGGAGGCGAAAATATTCAGTGGAgatagagaggagagagaggaggaggacgTGGAGGCCTTGCCGACCGAGCAGACCGAGCTAAGTAAGCCCGTCTCGGCAGACATAGATAcagcaaaggaggaggaggaggaggaggaggagaaaatattcagtggagatggagaggagagagagaaggaggaccTGGAGGCCGAGCCGACCGAGCCGACCGAGCTAAGTAAGCCCGTCTTGGCAGACATAGATATAGCAGAGCTTCGCGAGGCTGCATCTGCTCATTACGATGGCTTGACGGATGACCAGAAGGAGGAGGCGACGAGACTCTTCAACAACATGGACAAGAACGAGGACGGCGACATAAGTATCGACGAGTTCAAGACCTTCCTGAGCGTTGCCGGGCTCCAAGCTTTCAACCCTGATAATCTCTTCGCAAAGCTGGACAAGGACGGCAGCAAAAGTCTCAGTTTTGAGGAACTAAAAACCTTCTCCTACGTCCTCAGCCACGACGAGTATAAACACCTATTGATAGACAAACCTAGTACTGATGTACGCGGTCAAGAG GCGAGTATTGCTCCTGGGACAGTGCGAGGAGCTAATGACAAA GTGAGTATTGCCCCTGGGACAGTGCGAGGAGCTAATGACAAA GCAAGGACCGCCCCTGGGATGGCGCAAGGAGCTAATGACAAA GGGCATAAATGGACCAAATTCTTGCCACGGCTGTACGACAAGTTTAAGGGCACGTACAAGCTTGATGAGTTGGGGAGCGAGAACTCATGCACCATCCTTTAG
- the LOC104414416 gene encoding uncharacterized protein LOC104414416 isoform X3, giving the protein MAESLEEAKIFSGDREEREEEDVEALPTEQTELSKPVSADIDTAKEEEEEEEEKIFSGDGEEREKEDLEAEPTEPTELSKPVLADIDIAELREAASAHYDGLTDDQKEEATRLFNNMDKNEDGDISIDEFKTFLSVAGLQAFNPDNLFAKLDKDGSKSLSFEELKTFSYVLSHDEYKHLLIDKPSTDVRGQEASIAPGTVRGANDKARIAPGTARRANDKVSIAPGTVRGANDKVSIAPGTVRGANDKARTAPGMAQGANDKGHKWTKFLPRLYDKFKGTYKLDELGSENSCTIL; this is encoded by the exons atGGCCGAGTCCTTGGAGGAGGCGAAAATATTCAGTGGAgatagagaggagagagaggaggaggacgTGGAGGCCTTGCCGACCGAGCAGACCGAGCTAAGTAAGCCCGTCTCGGCAGACATAGATAcagcaaaggaggaggaggaggaggaggaggagaaaatattcagtggagatggagaggagagagagaaggaggaccTGGAGGCCGAGCCGACCGAGCCGACCGAGCTAAGTAAGCCCGTCTTGGCAGACATAGATATAGCAGAGCTTCGCGAGGCTGCATCTGCTCATTACGATGGCTTGACGGATGACCAGAAGGAGGAGGCGACGAGACTCTTCAACAACATGGACAAGAACGAGGACGGCGACATAAGTATCGACGAGTTCAAGACCTTCCTGAGCGTTGCCGGGCTCCAAGCTTTCAACCCTGATAATCTCTTCGCAAAGCTGGACAAGGACGGCAGCAAAAGTCTCAGTTTTGAGGAACTAAAAACCTTCTCCTACGTCCTCAGCCACGACGAGTATAAACACCTATTGATAGACAAACCTAGTACTGATGTACGCGGTCAAGAG GCGAGTATTGCTCCTGGGACAGTGCGAGGAGCTAATGACAAA GCGAGAATCGCCCCTGGGACGGCACGAAGAGCTAATGACAAA GTGAGTATTGCCCCTGGGACAGTGCGAGGAGCTAATGACAAA GTGAGTATTGCCCCTGGGACAGTGCGAGGAGCTAATGACAAA GCAAGGACCGCCCCTGGGATGGCGCAAGGAGCTAATGACAAA GGGCATAAATGGACCAAATTCTTGCCACGGCTGTACGACAAGTTTAAGGGCACGTACAAGCTTGATGAGTTGGGGAGCGAGAACTCATGCACCATCCTTTAG
- the LOC104414416 gene encoding uncharacterized protein LOC104414416 isoform X5 — translation MAESLEEAKIFSGDREEREEEDVEALPTEQTELSKPVSADIDTAKEEEEEEEEKIFSGDGEEREKEDLEAEPTEPTELSKPVLADIDIAELREAASAHYDGLTDDQKEEATRLFNNMDKNEDGDISIDEFKTFLSVAGLQAFNPDNLFAKLDKDGSKSLSFEELKTFSYVLSHDEYKHLLIDKPSTDVRGQEASIAPGTVRGANDKVSIAPGTVRGANDKVSIAPGTVRGANDKARTAPRTAQGANDKARTAPGMAQGANDKGHKWTKFLPRLYDKFKGTYKLDELGSENSCTIL, via the exons atGGCCGAGTCCTTGGAGGAGGCGAAAATATTCAGTGGAgatagagaggagagagaggaggaggacgTGGAGGCCTTGCCGACCGAGCAGACCGAGCTAAGTAAGCCCGTCTCGGCAGACATAGATAcagcaaaggaggaggaggaggaggaggaggagaaaatattcagtggagatggagaggagagagagaaggaggaccTGGAGGCCGAGCCGACCGAGCCGACCGAGCTAAGTAAGCCCGTCTTGGCAGACATAGATATAGCAGAGCTTCGCGAGGCTGCATCTGCTCATTACGATGGCTTGACGGATGACCAGAAGGAGGAGGCGACGAGACTCTTCAACAACATGGACAAGAACGAGGACGGCGACATAAGTATCGACGAGTTCAAGACCTTCCTGAGCGTTGCCGGGCTCCAAGCTTTCAACCCTGATAATCTCTTCGCAAAGCTGGACAAGGACGGCAGCAAAAGTCTCAGTTTTGAGGAACTAAAAACCTTCTCCTACGTCCTCAGCCACGACGAGTATAAACACCTATTGATAGACAAACCTAGTACTGATGTACGCGGTCAAGAG GCGAGTATTGCTCCTGGGACAGTGCGAGGAGCTAATGACAAA GTGAGTATTGCCCCTGGGACAGTGCGAGGAGCTAATGACAAA GTGAGTATTGCCCCTGGGACAGTGCGAGGAGCTAATGACAAA GCAAGGACCGCCCCTCGGACGGCGCAAGGAGCTAATGACAAA GCAAGGACCGCCCCTGGGATGGCGCAAGGAGCTAATGACAAA GGGCATAAATGGACCAAATTCTTGCCACGGCTGTACGACAAGTTTAAGGGCACGTACAAGCTTGATGAGTTGGGGAGCGAGAACTCATGCACCATCCTTTAG
- the LOC104414416 gene encoding uncharacterized protein LOC104414416 isoform X8, with product MAESLEEAKIFSGDREEREEEDVEALPTEQTELSKPVSADIDTAKEEEEEEEEKIFSGDGEEREKEDLEAEPTEPTELSKPVLADIDIAELREAASAHYDGLTDDQKEEATRLFNNMDKNEDGDISIDEFKTFLSVAGLQAFNPDNLFAKLDKDGSKSLSFEELKTFSYVLSHDEYKHLLIDKPSTDVRGQEASIAPGTVRGANDKVSIAPGTVRGANDKVSIAPGTVRGANDKARTAPGMAQGANDKGHKWTKFLPRLYDKFKGTYKLDELGSENSCTIL from the exons atGGCCGAGTCCTTGGAGGAGGCGAAAATATTCAGTGGAgatagagaggagagagaggaggaggacgTGGAGGCCTTGCCGACCGAGCAGACCGAGCTAAGTAAGCCCGTCTCGGCAGACATAGATAcagcaaaggaggaggaggaggaggaggaggagaaaatattcagtggagatggagaggagagagagaaggaggaccTGGAGGCCGAGCCGACCGAGCCGACCGAGCTAAGTAAGCCCGTCTTGGCAGACATAGATATAGCAGAGCTTCGCGAGGCTGCATCTGCTCATTACGATGGCTTGACGGATGACCAGAAGGAGGAGGCGACGAGACTCTTCAACAACATGGACAAGAACGAGGACGGCGACATAAGTATCGACGAGTTCAAGACCTTCCTGAGCGTTGCCGGGCTCCAAGCTTTCAACCCTGATAATCTCTTCGCAAAGCTGGACAAGGACGGCAGCAAAAGTCTCAGTTTTGAGGAACTAAAAACCTTCTCCTACGTCCTCAGCCACGACGAGTATAAACACCTATTGATAGACAAACCTAGTACTGATGTACGCGGTCAAGAG GCGAGTATTGCTCCTGGGACAGTGCGAGGAGCTAATGACAAA GTGAGTATTGCCCCTGGGACAGTGCGAGGAGCTAATGACAAA GTGAGTATTGCCCCTGGGACAGTGCGAGGAGCTAATGACAAA GCAAGGACCGCCCCTGGGATGGCGCAAGGAGCTAATGACAAA GGGCATAAATGGACCAAATTCTTGCCACGGCTGTACGACAAGTTTAAGGGCACGTACAAGCTTGATGAGTTGGGGAGCGAGAACTCATGCACCATCCTTTAG
- the LOC104414414 gene encoding serine/arginine-rich splicing factor RSZ22 has protein sequence MSRVYVGNLDPRVSERDLEDEFRTFGVLRSVWVARRPPGYAFIEFDDRRDALDAIRSLDGKNGWRVEVSHNKGGGGRGGGRGGRGFGGGEDSKCYECGEPGHFARECRSRIGSRGLGSGRHRSPSPRRRRSPSYGRRSYSPRDRSLRRRSITPPRRDRSITPPRRDRSYSRSPPQRRASRDSPYANGD, from the exons ATGTCCCGAGTGTACGTCGGGAATTTGGACCCGCGGGTGTCGGAGAGGGATCTTGAGGACGAATTCCGTACTTTCGGTGTTCTTAGAAG TGTCTGGGTTGCTCGGAGGCCGCCGGGTTATGCATTTATCGAGTTTGATGATCGAAGAGATGCTCTAGATGCTATTCGTTCATTGGATG GAAAGAATGGTTGGCGTGTGGAAGTCTCTCACAACAAGGGTGGTGGAGGCCGTGGCGGTGGGCGTGGTGGACGTGGCTTTGGCGGAGGTGAGGACTCCAAGTGTTATGAGTGTGGGGAGCCAGGTCATTTTGCCAGAGAGTGTCGCTCGCGCATTGGTTCAAGAGGCTTGGGAAGTGGACGGCATAGGAGCCCCAGTCCTAGGCGGCGTAGGAGCCCCAGTTATGGGAGAAG GAGCTACAGCCCCCGGGATAGATCTCTGCGCCGCCGCAGCATCACGCCTCCTCGACGTGACCGCAGCATCACACCTCCTCGACGTGACCGCAGCTATAGCCGTTCCCCTCCGCAGCGCCGTGCTTCTCGTGATTCCCCTTATGCCAATGG GGATTAA